The DNA sequence AATGCGGACGGCCCGCTCGTCACCATTTCGGACTTCGGGAACAATCACGGCGTGGTGATGGGCGCGCAGTTGCCCGATTGGGCGGCGCTCGATCTGTGCGCGATCAAGGTGCGGACCGAGGTGGATGGTGAAACCGTTGGCGAGGCAACCGCAGCGACCATGCTCGACGGGCCTTACGGTGCGGTCCGCTTCCTGTTAGGCAACCTCTCCGCGCGCGGATACGATCTTTCCCAAGGGCTATGGGTTTCAACAGGGGCCATCACCGGGGTTCACCCGGTGCGGCAAAGCCAGCTTGTTACCGTTACCTTTGGCGACTATGGCGCGCTTTCGTGCAGTATATCGGTCGCGAAGCCGCGTTAGCGTTTCGCGCAAAAGGATAAGGGCGGTTCGCAATTGACGGCCGCAGACGGGAGAGAAAGATGGTCGATGCTTCCACTTCTGCGGGCGCAGCTGTCGCCAAGCCGGCGGGAAGGCGGCGCTGGCTGATCATCGCGCTGCTCTTCGTGGCAACGACGATCAACTATATCGACCGCACCATGCTTGGCCTTCTGGCACCCTCGCTTGGCCAGGAAATGGGCTGGAGCGAAAACGACTACGGCACCATCGTCACGGCCTTCCAGGCGGCCTATGCGGTCGGCTTCCTCATCATGGGCAGCCTGATTGACCGCTTCGGCCCGCGCATCGGCTATGCCATTGCCATCACCATCTGGACGGTCGGGCATGTCGCCCACGGCTTTGCCTCGTCCGTGGCCGGGTTCATGGCGGCGCGCGTGGTGCTGGGCGTGGGCGAGGCGGGACACTTTCCGTCCATCGTCCGTTCCAGCAGCGAATGGTTCCCGCAAAAGGAACGCGCGCTGGCCATCGGCTGGGTCAATTCCGGCACGACCATCGGCGTCATCCTCACCGCGCCGACCATCGCCCTGTTCATGACCTACCTGGGCCTTGGCTGGCGCGAGACATTCATCTGGTCGGGCCTGTTCGGCGTGCTGCTGCTGGTGCTGTGGTGGAAATTCTATTCCAATCCGCGCGAAAGCGGCAAGGTGAGCGAGGAAGAGCTGGCCTGGATCGAGCACGATCCGCCGGAAAAGGTCGAACAGGTCGGCTGGGGCAAGCTGATCACCCGGCGCGAGGCATGGGCATTTTCGGTCGCAAAGTTCCTGACCGATCCGGTCTGGTTCCTCATGCTGTTCTGGCTGCCCAAGTACTTCAGCACGACCTACGGGGTCGACCTGAAGGTGGTGCTGCTGCCGATGATCATCATGTATCTGCTCTCGGACATCGGTTCGATCGCTGGCGGCTGGCTTTCATCGCGCCTGATCCAGCGCGGCCACACCCCGAACTTTGCCCGCAAGATTACCCTGCTGATTTCGGGTGCTGCCGTTCTTCCGCTGCTGTTCGTCACCGGCCTGTCCAACATGTGGCTGGCGGTGTTCCTGATCGGCCTTGCCCTGGCCGGGCACCAGTCGTTCAGTTCGAACCTGCTCTCGATCCCGCCGGACATGTTCCCCAAGCGCGCCGTTGCCTCGGTCATCGGACTGGGCGGATTTGCCGGCGGCATCGGCGGAATGATCATGGCGAAGTCCACCGGGCTGGTGCTTGAGGCGACCAACGGCAACTACACGGTGATCTTCATGGCCTGCACGGCGGTCTATTTCCTTGCCGTGGCGGCGATCCACCTGCTTTCGCCGGGGCTCAAGCGGATCGACCTCTGAACCGCATTTTGCCGCATTGCTGCTGATTGACCGGGCCGGTTGCCGAGAGGCGGCCGGCCCGACGCGCGTCGCCCCAAATTCGTTGTGCATGGCGAGCACCTTGCAGCCGATGAGGGCTTGCCCGAGGCCCATCGGCAGACCTACGAGCTTCCGGCGGGAGCCTTCTGTGCGCTTTCGGGCGGAAAGATCGATCGGGTCACCGTCTATTGCAACCTTGCAGGCTGGACCGCACAGGTATCGGGCTGATTGCTGAGGGAAACGGGAATGCGGGCAAGGGCATGGATCGCGGCACTGGCGGCAGCACTTTTTGTGGCCGGGTGCGCCCCGCAGCCGACCGGTCCGGCGCGCGA is a window from the Novosphingobium sp. TH158 genome containing:
- a CDS encoding MFS transporter; amino-acid sequence: MVDASTSAGAAVAKPAGRRRWLIIALLFVATTINYIDRTMLGLLAPSLGQEMGWSENDYGTIVTAFQAAYAVGFLIMGSLIDRFGPRIGYAIAITIWTVGHVAHGFASSVAGFMAARVVLGVGEAGHFPSIVRSSSEWFPQKERALAIGWVNSGTTIGVILTAPTIALFMTYLGLGWRETFIWSGLFGVLLLVLWWKFYSNPRESGKVSEEELAWIEHDPPEKVEQVGWGKLITRREAWAFSVAKFLTDPVWFLMLFWLPKYFSTTYGVDLKVVLLPMIIMYLLSDIGSIAGGWLSSRLIQRGHTPNFARKITLLISGAAVLPLLFVTGLSNMWLAVFLIGLALAGHQSFSSNLLSIPPDMFPKRAVASVIGLGGFAGGIGGMIMAKSTGLVLEATNGNYTVIFMACTAVYFLAVAAIHLLSPGLKRIDL